A genomic segment from Saimiri boliviensis isolate mSaiBol1 chromosome 14, mSaiBol1.pri, whole genome shotgun sequence encodes:
- the ECH1 gene encoding delta(3,5)-Delta(2,4)-dienoyl-CoA isomerase, mitochondrial, with protein MMAGAMAAGMVASRRLRDLLTRRLTASNHPGLSISLRLTGSSAKQEASGVAPGEAPDHSYESLRVTSVQKHVLHVQLNRPDKRNAMNRVFWREMVECFNKISRDADCRAVVISGAGKMFTAGIDLMDMASDIMQPKGDDVARISWNLRDLITRYQETFTVIEKCPKPVIAAVHGGCIGGGVDLVTACDIRYCAQDAFFQVKEADIGLAADVGTLQRLPRVIGNQSLVNELAFTARKMMADEALGSGLVSRVFPDKEVMLDAALALAAEISSKSPVAVQGTKVNLLYSRDHSVAEGLNYMASWNMSMLQTQDLIKSVQAAIEKKELKSVTFSKL; from the exons ATGATGGCGGGAGCGATGGCGGCAGGAATGGTGGCTTCTCGCAGACTCCGTGACCTGCTGACCCGGC gACTGACAGCCTCCAACCACCCGGGCCTCAGTATTAGCCTTCGCCTCACCGGCTCCTCTGCAAAACAGGAGGCTTCTGGAGTAGCCCCTGGTGAAGCCCCAGACCACAGCTATGAGTCCCTTCGTGTGACGTCTGTACAGAAACATGTTCTGCACGTCCAGCTCAACCGGCCCGACAAGAGGAATGCCATGAACAGGGTTTTCTGGAG AGAGATGGTAGAGTGCTTCAACAAGATTTCAAGAGACGCTGACTGTCGGGCGGTGGTGATCTCTGGTGCAGGAAAAATGTTCACTGCAG GTATTGACCTGATGGACATGGCTTCCGATATCATGCAGCCTAAAGGAGATGATGTGGCCCGGATCAGCTGGAACCTCCGTGACCTCATCACTCGATACCAGGAGACCTTCACCGTCATCGAGAAG TGCCCCAAGCCTGTGATTGCTGCTGTCCACGGGGGCTGCATTGGCGGAG GTGTGGACCTTGTCACCGCCTGTGACATCCGGTACTGTGCCCAGGACGCTTTCTTCCAGGTGAAG GAGGCGGACATAGGTTTGGCTGCCGATGTAGGAACACTGCAGCGCCTGCCCAGGGTCATCGGGAACCAGAG CCTTGTCAACGAGCTGGCCTTCACCGCCCGCAAGATGATGGCTGACGAGGCGCTAGGCAGCGGGCTGGTCAG CCGGGTGTTCCCAGACAAGGAAGTCATGCTCGATGCAGCCTTAGCGCTGGCAGCCGAGATTTCCAGCAAGAGCCCTGTGGCGGTGCAGGGCACCAAGGTCAACCTGCTCTATTCTCGCGACCATTCGGTGGCTGAGGGCCTCAACTACATG GCGTCCTGGAACATGAGCATGCTGCAGACCCAGGACCTCATCAAGTCGGTCCAGGCCGCAATCGAGAAGAAGGAGCTGAAAAGCGTCACCTTCTCCAAGCTCTGA
- the LGALS4 gene encoding galectin-4 produces the protein MNFVPAPGYQPTYNPTLPYCKPIPGGLSVGMSVYIQGVASDHMKRFSVNFVVGQDPGSDIAFHFNPRFDGLDKVVFNTLQGGKWGSEEKKRSMPFKKGAAFELVIMVLAEHYKVVVNGNPFYEYGHRLPLQMVTHLQVDGDLQVQSINFIGGQPPPPPQGPQMMPAYPGPGHFPQQLNSLPSMEGPPVFNPPVPYFGRLQGGLTARRTIIIKGFVPPTGKSFTINFKVGSSGDIALHINPRISDRAVVRNSLVNGSWGSEERNISYNPFGPGQFFDLSIRCGLDRFKVFANGQHLFDFAHRLSAFQRVDTVEVHGDVTLSYVQI, from the exons ATGAACTTTGTCCCTGCACCGGGCTACCAGCCCACCTACAACCCG ACGCTGCCCTACTGCAAGCCCATCCCGGGCGGACTCAGCGTGGGAATGTCTGTTTACATCCAAGGAGTGGCCAGCGACCACATGAAGCG GTTCTCTGTGAACTTCGTGGTGGGGCAGGACCCAGGCTCAGACATCGCTTTCCACTTCAACCCGAGGTTTGATGGCTTGGACAAGGTGGTTTTCAACACGCTGCAGGGCGGGAAGTGGGGCAGCGAGGAGAAGAAGAGGAGCATGCCCTTCAAAAAGGGCGCCGCCTTCGAGCTGGTCATCATGGTCCTGGCCGAGCACTACAAG GTGGTGGTAAATGGAAATCCCTTCTATGAGTACGGGCACCGGCTCCCTCTACAGATGGTCACCCACCTGCAAGTGGATGGCGACCTGCAAGTTCAATCAATCAACTTCATCGGAGGCCAGCCGCCCCCGCCACCCCAG GGACCCCAGATGATGCCAGCTTACCCT GGTCCTGGACATTTCCCTCAACAGCTGAACAGCCTGCCC TCTATGGAGGGACCCCCAGTCTTCAACCCG cctgtGCCGTATTTCGGGAGGTTGCAAGGAGGGCTCACAGCTCGAAGAACTATCATCATCAAGGGCTTTGTGCCCCCCACAGGCAAGAG CTTTACCATCAACTTCAAGGTGGGCTCCTCAGGGGACATCGCTCTGCACATTAATCCCCGTATCAGTGACCGTGCCGTGGTCCGGAACAGCCTGGTGAATGGCTCGTGGGGCTCTGAGGAGAGGAACATTTCCTACAACCCGTTTGGTCCCGGACAGTTCTTTGAT CTGTCCATTCGCTGTGGCTTGGATCGCTTCAAGGTTTTCGCCAACGGTCAGCATCTCTTTGACTTCGCCCATCGCCTCTCAGCCTTCCAGAGGGTGGACACGGTGGAAGTCCATGGTGATGTCACCTTGTCTTATGTCCAGATCTAA
- the LOC101027535 gene encoding galectin-7 yields the protein MPGPVPVMSNVPHKTLLPEGIRPGTVLRIRGMVPPNASRFHVNLLCGEEQGSDAVLHFNPRLDTSEVVFNSLEQGSWGREERGPGVPFQRGQPFEVLIIASDDGFKAVVGDAHYHHFRHRLPLARVRLVEVGGDVQLDSVKIF from the exons ATGCCTGGCCCTGTCCCAGTCATGTCT AACGTCCCCCACAAGACCTTGCTGCCCGAGGGCATCCGCCCTGGCACGGTGCTGAGAATTCGTGGCATGGTTCCTCCCAATGCCAGCAG GTTCCATGTAAACCTGCTGTGCGGGGAGGAGCAGGGCTCCGATGCGGTTCTGCATTTCAACCCTCGGCTGGACACCTCCGAGGTGGTCTTCAACAGCCTGGAGCAAGGCTCCTGGGGCCGCGAGGAGCGCGGGCCGGGCGTTCCCTTCCAGCGCGGACAGCCCTTCGAGGTGCTCATCATCGCGTCCGACGACGGCTTCAAG GCCGTGGTTGGGGACGCCCACTACCACCACTTCCGCCACCGCCTGCCGCTGGCGCGCGTGCGCCTGGTGGAGGTGGGCGGGGACGTGCAGCTGGACTCGGTGAAGATCTTCTGA